Proteins encoded together in one Mycobacterium simiae window:
- a CDS encoding DUF2867 domain-containing protein, producing MNEPLRCLVTGATGYIGARLVPRLLDEGHRVRTLARTPSKLAEVPWREQVEVARGDLSNVDSLIEACHGMDVVYYLVHSMGTSKDFTEEERRSVRNVVTAARRTGVRRIVYLSGLHPQGRALSPHLASRKAVGEALLESGIETVVLQAGVVIGSGSASFEMIRHLTDRLPVMTTPKWVHNRIQPIAVRDVLYYLVAAATAPVPSSRTWDIGGPDVLEYGDMMRVYAEVAGLHRRYLFVLPFLTPSIASLWVGTVTPIPSGLARPLIESLECDAVMGNSDIDTIITPPPEGLTPYRRAVSLSLNRAARGLPDASWASSHAEPAEPLPSDPAWAGGVVYTDVRTATTAATPEDVWAAAEHAASSNGRWTVAEREPGTRLRLRSRFRTRGTAWLEMTVTPQDGGGSRYTQRAIFVPAGVRGRLYWLIARPLHTVALATLVRNVVGAAQS from the coding sequence CGCCCGCCTGGTGCCGCGGCTGCTCGACGAAGGCCACCGCGTGCGAACACTGGCCCGTACGCCGAGCAAGCTGGCGGAGGTGCCCTGGCGCGAGCAGGTGGAGGTAGCCCGCGGGGATCTCAGCAACGTCGATTCGTTGATCGAGGCCTGCCACGGGATGGACGTCGTGTACTACCTGGTCCATTCGATGGGAACATCGAAGGATTTCACCGAGGAGGAGCGCCGCTCGGTCCGCAACGTCGTGACGGCAGCGCGACGCACCGGGGTCCGGCGGATCGTGTACCTAAGCGGGCTGCATCCGCAGGGCCGCGCCCTGTCGCCCCATCTGGCGTCGCGCAAGGCGGTGGGCGAGGCGCTCCTCGAATCGGGAATCGAGACGGTGGTGCTGCAGGCCGGTGTGGTCATCGGGTCGGGATCGGCGTCGTTCGAAATGATCCGCCACCTGACCGACCGGCTGCCGGTGATGACCACACCGAAGTGGGTGCACAATCGGATCCAGCCCATCGCGGTGCGCGACGTGCTCTACTACCTCGTCGCCGCGGCAACGGCTCCGGTGCCCTCGTCGCGGACCTGGGATATCGGCGGTCCCGACGTGCTGGAGTACGGCGACATGATGCGGGTTTACGCCGAAGTCGCGGGCCTGCACCGACGTTACCTGTTCGTGCTGCCGTTTTTGACGCCGTCAATCGCCAGCCTGTGGGTGGGGACGGTGACCCCGATCCCGTCCGGCTTGGCCCGACCGCTGATTGAATCGCTGGAATGCGATGCGGTGATGGGCAATTCGGACATCGACACCATCATCACGCCGCCGCCGGAAGGTCTCACCCCCTACCGCCGAGCCGTGTCGCTGTCGCTCAACCGGGCGGCGCGCGGGCTGCCCGACGCCAGCTGGGCATCGTCGCATGCCGAACCGGCCGAGCCACTGCCCAGCGACCCGGCCTGGGCGGGTGGGGTCGTCTACACCGACGTGCGAACGGCGACAACCGCCGCGACACCCGAGGATGTCTGGGCCGCAGCAGAACACGCCGCGTCGAGCAACGGTCGCTGGACCGTGGCGGAGCGGGAGCCCGGGACCCGGCTGCGGCTGCGCTCCCGATTCCGCACCCGCGGGACCGCCTGGCTGGAGATGACGGTCACGCCGCAGGACGGCGGCGGCAGCAGGTACACGCAGCGGGCGATCTTCGTACCGGCCGGCGTGCGCGGGCGGCTCTACTGGCTTATCGCCCGGCCGCTGCACACCGTCGCGTTGGCGACCCTGGTGCGCAACGTCGTCGGGGCGGCCCAGAGCTAG